CATTGCCCGTTTCCTCGGATAGAACCACCACTACAGCGTCTGAGTTTTCGGTTAGCCCTATTGCTGCTCGGTGTCTCATCCCGAATATGTCTCTGTAGTGTTCGTCCTCTGTTAGCGGGAACTGACATGCCGCTGATTCAATTCTGTCGCCTCTTATTATTATGCCGCCATCATGAAGTGGTGTCATAGGAGAGAATATGCTAACGATAAGTTCGGGTGTCACCTTTGCTCCTATCGATTTGCCACCGACCACGACCCCCGAAAGCGGCGTTTTTCGCTGAATAGCTATTAGTGCACCTGCTCTCATTTCGCGAAGCTGTCTTAGGCTTTCTTTTATTGCCTTTATGGTTTCTTCTGATGTTCTGATTCTGAACGGGTTGAAAATTCTTGCGCTCCCAAGCCTTGTGAGGAT
Above is a window of bacterium DNA encoding:
- the cdaA gene encoding diadenylate cyclase CdaA, which gives rise to MVKLFNIYFIPVTLSDIVDIAIVALLVYIALRLIRGSRARPMLIGLIVILFGALIAYWLDLKTIGWLVRRLAMIWALVFIILFQTEIKDILTRLGSARIFNPFRIRTSEETIKAIKESLRQLREMRAGALIAIQRKTPLSGVVVGGKSIGAKVTPELIVSIFSPMTPLHDGGIIIRGDRIESAACQFPLTEDEHYRDIFGMRHRAAIGLTENSDAVVVVLSEETGNVSLAIRGKIYTNLSLDELERKLAATLSEKQ